A stretch of Paenibacillus sp. URB8-2 DNA encodes these proteins:
- a CDS encoding prohibitin family protein: METNPKLRSFRSRRIIGVVAAVLIVLLIGGNAFSTVEYGHVGLYKTFGKLNNNILSPGIHFKLPFIQTIIQVNTQVTKAETDTSASSKDLQPVSTHVAVNYSVNKESAYNLMNNIGGSFDSVIINPAIQEIVKEVTARYPAEDLITRRDIVAGEISGHLTTRLAKYDLIVNDINIVNFKFSEAFNESIEAKQVAQQQALKAENDLKRIEIEAKQKIAQAQAEAQSLKLKKQEVTPELVQLKQIEVQEKALEKWDGKLPTVTGGAAPFIDVDSLTAK; this comes from the coding sequence ATGGAGACCAATCCAAAGCTGAGGTCGTTTCGTTCGAGGAGAATAATCGGCGTCGTCGCAGCCGTGCTCATCGTGCTGTTGATCGGGGGGAATGCCTTTTCCACGGTAGAATACGGCCATGTGGGACTGTACAAGACGTTCGGAAAGCTGAACAACAATATTTTATCGCCGGGTATCCATTTTAAGCTTCCGTTTATTCAAACCATTATCCAGGTCAACACGCAGGTTACCAAGGCGGAAACCGATACATCGGCTTCGTCGAAGGATCTTCAGCCCGTATCCACACATGTGGCGGTGAACTATTCCGTGAACAAGGAGTCGGCGTACAATCTGATGAACAATATCGGCGGCAGCTTCGATTCGGTTATTATCAATCCCGCCATCCAGGAAATCGTCAAGGAAGTTACAGCCCGGTATCCCGCCGAGGATCTGATTACCCGCCGCGACATCGTCGCCGGCGAGATCAGCGGACATTTGACGACTCGGCTTGCCAAATACGATCTGATCGTGAACGACATCAATATCGTCAATTTCAAATTCTCCGAAGCTTTTAATGAGTCGATTGAAGCAAAGCAGGTGGCCCAGCAGCAGGCGCTGAAAGCGGAGAATGATCTGAAGCGGATCGAAATCGAGGCGAAGCAAAAGATCGCCCAGGCGCAGGCGGAAGCTCAGTCGCTTAAGCTGAAGAAGCAGGAAGTCACACCCGAGCTCGTACAATTGAAGCAGATTGAGGTTCAGGAGAAAGCGCTGGAGAAATGGGACGGGAAGCTTCCGACCGTTACCGGCGGGGCTGCTCCGTTTATCGATGTTGATTCTCTTACCGCAAAATAA
- a CDS encoding SulP family inorganic anion transporter gives MKQSKLNNGWLSNTRSDVLSGMTVAVALIPEAIAFSILAGVSPMVGLYASFCIAIVTAIAGGRPGMISAATGAMALLVGTLVLNHGIEYLFAATILCGIFQILMGVLKLGRFITFLPQPVMTGFVNALAILIFMSQLTHFSGQGPLMYILVALTLVIIYTVPRLTKAVPSALIAIIIVSALTIFLHLNVKTVGDMGHIAASLPLFHLPQAPFTLDTLLIILPYSLSLAVVGLLESLMTATLIDDITGTGSDKNREAKGQGMANIVTGFFGGMAGCAMIGQSMVNMKSGGRTRLSTFVSGIFLLFLILVLGDVVKQIPMAALVGVMIMVSVSTFEWGSLKSLVRVPLSDALVMLVTVISVVATHNLSIGVLLGVLLSALTFAWKMASIRMTATTEGGSKTYIVSGQLFFGTMSHFINEFSYGTDPDKIVIDFSHSHIWDQSAVNAISKTMDKYEQYGKTVTIIGMNEESSRLVSRVGLRVTDGH, from the coding sequence TTGAAGCAAAGCAAATTGAATAACGGCTGGTTATCGAATACCCGGAGTGACGTTCTGTCGGGAATGACGGTGGCCGTTGCGCTCATACCGGAGGCGATCGCTTTTTCGATTTTGGCGGGAGTCAGTCCAATGGTGGGCTTATACGCGTCTTTTTGTATTGCAATCGTAACGGCAATCGCCGGAGGACGGCCGGGTATGATTTCGGCGGCCACGGGAGCGATGGCGCTACTGGTCGGCACCCTTGTCCTGAACCACGGCATCGAGTATTTGTTCGCGGCTACGATTCTCTGCGGCATTTTTCAGATTCTGATGGGTGTGCTGAAACTGGGGCGCTTTATTACGTTTTTGCCGCAGCCGGTAATGACCGGTTTCGTGAATGCCTTGGCCATTCTTATCTTTATGTCGCAGCTGACGCATTTCAGCGGACAAGGCCCGCTCATGTATATACTCGTTGCCCTGACACTTGTTATCATATACACCGTGCCAAGGCTGACCAAGGCTGTGCCTTCGGCTCTGATCGCGATTATTATCGTTTCAGCGTTGACCATCTTTTTGCATCTTAATGTCAAAACGGTAGGAGATATGGGGCATATAGCGGCTTCTTTGCCGCTGTTCCATCTTCCGCAGGCGCCGTTTACGCTGGATACGCTGCTCATTATTTTGCCGTATTCCTTGTCGCTTGCGGTCGTAGGGCTGCTCGAATCACTAATGACGGCTACACTCATTGACGATATTACCGGCACCGGCAGCGACAAGAACCGAGAGGCCAAGGGCCAGGGGATGGCGAATATCGTGACCGGCTTCTTTGGAGGAATGGCGGGCTGCGCCATGATCGGCCAGTCGATGGTCAATATGAAATCCGGCGGCCGTACGCGGCTGTCCACCTTCGTGTCGGGCATCTTTCTGCTGTTCCTGATTTTGGTGCTCGGCGATGTGGTCAAGCAGATCCCGATGGCCGCGCTGGTCGGCGTCATGATCATGGTGTCGGTAAGCACATTTGAATGGGGCTCGCTGAAATCGCTTGTCCGCGTTCCGCTCAGCGATGCGCTCGTCATGCTCGTTACAGTGATTTCGGTTGTAGCCACGCATAATTTATCAATCGGCGTGCTTCTGGGCGTGCTGCTGAGCGCGCTGACTTTTGCTTGGAAGATGGCTTCGATCCGCATGACGGCAACAACGGAGGGCGGCTCCAAGACATATATCGTTTCGGGACAGCTGTTCTTTGGCACGATGAGCCATTTTATCAATGAGTTCAGTTATGGGACCGATCCGGATAAAATTGTCATCGATTTCTCGCATTCGCATATTTGGGATCAATCGGCGGTGAACGCCATCTCAAAGACGATGGACAAGTATGAACAGTATGGAAAAACAGTAACGATCATCGGCATGAATGAAGAAAGCTCCAGGCTCGTAAGCCGGGTGGGACTAAGAGTGACGGACGGTCACTAG